A stretch of DNA from Desulfosarcina ovata subsp. ovata:
TGCTGATGAACAGTGTGGCCCATCGGTCCGAGCAAGCGTTGGGAACGCTTGCCTGTGTGCACCTCAAGGGGGCCGCCCAAGCACGGGTGCTCGTGGGTGGCCTGGGTATGGGATTTACCCTCAAAGCCATACTCGACACGCTGCCCGCCTCGGCCCGGGTGGAGGTGGCGGAATTAAACCCCGTGGTAGAGGCGTGGTGCCGGGGGCCTTTGGCCGCGTTGACCGACAGCGCCGTTACGGACCCACGCGTTCAGGTGAAGATCAGCGATGTAACGCACCGGATCCGCCGTCATGCCGTTGAGAACGCACTTGAAAAGCTCGACGCCATCATCCTGGATCTTTATACCGGTCCTTACATGCACAGCCACAAGCGGGATGACCCACTCTTCGGCAGTATCGCCATCCGGACAACGAAGGCGGCCCTCAAGCCCGGCGGTGTGTTCGCCGTATGGGGGGAAGACTACGACGCCGGATTTACCAAACGCCTCAAGCAGGCGGGTTTTGTGACCACCCATCACCAACCCCGACGGGGCGGGTTCCGGCATGTGGTTTATCTGGGAACCAAGCCAGCGCAATAAGGCGCGTCTGCCGTTGACGCTTACAAATGGTAGACGGCCCGTTCGGCCGAACGAAGGGCGCCCTCGAGATAACCGCCGTGCTGGTCAGCGGTTTCCGTGCCGGCAAAGTGAATGGCGCCGTCCCACATATCGCTTTGGCCGGCAGGCGGCTGATAGATCGGATGCGTGAGCATGGGAGGATAATCGTACTCCGTGGCAGTGAAGGGTTCAAAGGCCCAGTCCTGATAGAACAGCTTTGCTGGCTTGGTTGCTGCCGGTCCAAAGAGGGCGGCCAGCTGGTTGAGGATGGCCTCGCTTAAATCTGGCTGCTGCCTGCGTTGTACCGCCGGGATACCGGCAAAACCGGTCAGCCCGTAGGGGACTGTGTCGTTGTTGGAGCCGTCATGGATCTCGCCAAGGGGCCCACGTTCGCTGAAGGCCTGTCCCGACAGTCCCGCATTGCGCCAGAAAGGCGTTTCATAGAGGGCGTAGAATTTGGCTTGCCCGGCCATCCAGGTGCCGGTTTTCAGCATTGCCTGGGCCAGGCGGTCCGGCAAATCGGGCGTGAAGAGAATGGTTGCGGCGGTAAGACGCGGTGGCAGGGCGAGGATGACCTGTTGGGCCACAAACTGTGCCCGGGGCGCCTTTTCAAGCTCACCCACCGTCACCCACACGCCGTCGGATCGCCGCTCGATGGCGCAGACCGAATGGTTCAATCGGATGGCATCGTGGGGTATGCTCTCGCAGAGTTTGGTGATCAGTGCCGTCATGCCGCCAACGATGCGCCAGGAAAAAGGCTCGCTGCCATATCCCCTGACGGTGTGCACGGCGCCGTTTTGCTGCTGGTAGCGGCCCATGCCTTCTTCAAACTGGCGATACCCTTTCAATCCCAGGGCCGCGACCAGGCGTTTCATGCGTGGATGGATGTCGGGCCAATACCAGGAGGGGCCGAGGTCACAGCCGTACCCGTCATGCCGGGGGCACAGTATCCGGCCACCAATCCGGTTGCGGGCTTCGAGGACGACAAATGACTTTTTTTGGGAGGTCAGCAGACTGGCGGCGTAGATGCCACTCAAACCGGCACCGATAATGATGGTTTCGATACTTTTGGTCGCAACTGGATCCATTTGGCCTATCCCCCGTCCGGCATTCCATTTCGGCTAAAGAAAATTTCCTATAGCACCGCAGTTGCCCGTGACACAATAAGAAAGCGATCATACGCTCAAAATTGAGTGGCTGCTTGTCTTTTTTCGGCGATGCACATTCGAAGGAAAGAATCAGCCTTGGTTTTTCCTTGACCCACTGAATCGATCCATACTATTTTTTCCATAACAGTTCCCGCCATTTTAATCCCGAATCGAGTTTTGTTTACCGTTCCCGCTGGCTGTGCGCAATAATGGCATACGGATGGTGGCTCCACGCGTCGATTTCATTGATGAGTGAGACTGTTCAACTGCACTTCGACGTTCGGTTTTATTTATATTTCGAAACAGCGATGTATTCCGTTTCAGCAACGGAATTGGTTGAATCCTCAAAAGGAAGGAGTGTGGATCATGGCAAACGAGGCACCCATGGGTAATCCGGGAGTTGTCGGTCTGGCGGGGTTCGGGATCACCACGATGCTGCTGCAGTTCCACAATGTGGGCTGGTGTGGTGTCGGCCCCATTGTCTCCATGGCTTTTGTGTTTGGCGGCCTGGCGCAGATGATCGCCGGGTATCAGGAGTTCAAGTGCGGGAACAATTTCGGTTACAGTGCCTTTGTCTCATACGGGGCATTCTGGGTTGCACTGGGGGTGATCTTCATGCTCAACCATTTCAACATTTACCACGCCAGTACCACCGATGTCGGCTGGTTTCTGGTCAGTTGGACCATTTACACGGCCATCCTGTGGATTCCGGCCATGCGCATTCACGGCGCCATGGCGGTGACCTTTACCCTGCTGCTGATCGGATTTATTCTTTTGGATCTGGCGCATTTCGGATTTCCGTCATTGACCAAAGTGGCCGGTTATGAACTGATGCTGTGTGCCTCCTCGGCCCTCTACATGATGGCCCATGTTATTTACGCCCAGGTGTTTGGCGCGGATGTGTTGCCCGTCGGCGACCCCTGGATCAAACCCCGGACGAAGGCATGAAGGCATCGCAGGGGGCCATCCATAACGATCCCGTTTTTATTTCCGGATGGGCATTCGATGGCGTTCCGGCGAGTTTCGGCTATAGCATTCAAGATAATGTTTCTGGGCTACGTTATCGGTCGTCGCGGTATGGTTTATACAGCTTCCTCCCTTAAGGCCTTGCCAAAAACATTATCTTAAACACCATAAGAATGAAGCAATTCCAATTATTGCGGAGGATGGTATGAAAAAGTCATTTTTCCTTTTGCTTGGCCTGATTGTCGGACTGATTGCCGCAAACGCATGGGCCGAAGGATCGGCAACCAAAGATGAGTGCGTGATCAAATGCCATGAGGCCGCGGCGATGATCAATTCAAAGGGGCTGGAAGCCGCGATCAAGGCGATCGGTGATCCCAAAGGGCCGTTTGTCTGGAAGGATTCGTATGTTTTTTTGATGAATCTGGACGGAAAGATGCTGGCCCACCCGTTCCATCCCGAGCTGACTCATCAGGAGCATGTGCTGCTGATGACCGATCCGACGGACAAGGCGCTGTTCGTCCATTTTGTCAACCTTGCCCGTACCGCCGGACACGGATGGGTCGAGTACATGTGGCCCAGACCGGGCAAAACCACGCCTTCCAAAAAGCTATCCTACATTTACCGGGTCCCCAAGCATGATCTTTTTGTCGGGGCCGGGGTGTATGTGGGCGGGATGATCTATTGAGGCATGGGTATGTTCGGTATTCATGATCTTCCCCTGTTCATCATTTCCTGTATCCTGCTCAACCTTACGCCGGGACAGGATACCCTGTACATCATCGGCCGCAGCGTGGGCCAGGGACGAACGGCGGGGATCGTGTCGGTGATCGGCATCATGACCGGCGTACTGGTGCATACGCTTCTGGCCGCGCTGGGATTGTCGGTGATTCTGGCGACCTCCGCCATGGCTTTTGCCATCGTGAAATACGCCGGTGCGCTCTACCTGATCTGGATCGGTGTCCGTTTTCTCGTCCAGCCTGACGGCTCCGGGGAGGTGGCCCATACCGCGGATCAGACCCGCAAGCGTTGGAAAATTTTCAGCCAGGGGGTGCTGACCAATGTGCTCAACCCCAAGGTCGCGCTTTTTTTCCTTTCGTTCCTTCCCCAATTCGTATCTGCTCAGACGCAGATGGTGGTTGTGCCGTTCATCGTGCTGGGGCTGCTGTTTTTTACCACCGGCAGCATCTGGGGATTGGTCCTGGTTTACGGTGCCAGCTGGCTGTCGACCCGTTTTCGTCGCCGCAGTTCGCTGGGGAGGGTTTTTAAACGACTCCCCGGCCTTCTGTTCGTCGGCCTCGGGATCCGGCTGGCCTTTTCCCAGGCCCGTTGATCGACCGGCCATGGATGTCGGCGAAAAAACAGAATGGTGAAGGACGGATCGTCTATGCGGATGCTTCGGTGAATCCGTGACGCAGGGCCAGCTTTTGAAACATCTGGGTCAATCCTGCCCCCAACGAGAAAACCGATCCAGTGTCCAGGTTCTGGTCGGCGGTTTCATCGAAAAAAATGTTCAGGCT
This window harbors:
- a CDS encoding LysE family translocator, which gives rise to MFGIHDLPLFIISCILLNLTPGQDTLYIIGRSVGQGRTAGIVSVIGIMTGVLVHTLLAALGLSVILATSAMAFAIVKYAGALYLIWIGVRFLVQPDGSGEVAHTADQTRKRWKIFSQGVLTNVLNPKVALFFLSFLPQFVSAQTQMVVVPFIVLGLLFFTTGSIWGLVLVYGASWLSTRFRRRSSLGRVFKRLPGLLFVGLGIRLAFSQAR
- a CDS encoding spermidine synthase, with protein sequence MALPWRTIEAVQTEEGRLELRQRGERDFLICVDGRVLMNSVAHRSEQALGTLACVHLKGAAQARVLVGGLGMGFTLKAILDTLPASARVEVAELNPVVEAWCRGPLAALTDSAVTDPRVQVKISDVTHRIRRHAVENALEKLDAIILDLYTGPYMHSHKRDDPLFGSIAIRTTKAALKPGGVFAVWGEDYDAGFTKRLKQAGFVTTHHQPRRGGFRHVVYLGTKPAQ
- a CDS encoding flavin monoamine oxidase family protein; its protein translation is MDPVATKSIETIIIGAGLSGIYAASLLTSQKKSFVVLEARNRIGGRILCPRHDGYGCDLGPSWYWPDIHPRMKRLVAALGLKGYRQFEEGMGRYQQQNGAVHTVRGYGSEPFSWRIVGGMTALITKLCESIPHDAIRLNHSVCAIERRSDGVWVTVGELEKAPRAQFVAQQVILALPPRLTAATILFTPDLPDRLAQAMLKTGTWMAGQAKFYALYETPFWRNAGLSGQAFSERGPLGEIHDGSNNDTVPYGLTGFAGIPAVQRRQQPDLSEAILNQLAALFGPAATKPAKLFYQDWAFEPFTATEYDYPPMLTHPIYQPPAGQSDMWDGAIHFAGTETADQHGGYLEGALRSAERAVYHL
- a CDS encoding cache domain-containing protein, yielding MKKSFFLLLGLIVGLIAANAWAEGSATKDECVIKCHEAAAMINSKGLEAAIKAIGDPKGPFVWKDSYVFLMNLDGKMLAHPFHPELTHQEHVLLMTDPTDKALFVHFVNLARTAGHGWVEYMWPRPGKTTPSKKLSYIYRVPKHDLFVGAGVYVGGMIY
- a CDS encoding acetate uptake transporter, yielding MANEAPMGNPGVVGLAGFGITTMLLQFHNVGWCGVGPIVSMAFVFGGLAQMIAGYQEFKCGNNFGYSAFVSYGAFWVALGVIFMLNHFNIYHASTTDVGWFLVSWTIYTAILWIPAMRIHGAMAVTFTLLLIGFILLDLAHFGFPSLTKVAGYELMLCASSALYMMAHVIYAQVFGADVLPVGDPWIKPRTKA